The window GTTCTCCACTTACCCAGGTCAGAGCGGGTGTTTGTGAAAAGCTCAGCTGGACAGAAGCCACACAGATAGTACCGACAGACCTTCATGAAgtaaaaaatattcattttaatgttCTGCAAACAGACCTCTTAATTCCAATTTAAGTAATccgaatcagaaatactttattgatccctgggggaaattgctttcattccaggtgctccatgtatactcaaaaaacaggttaggaatataaaataaggtaacgTAGTAagagttaaataaaaataaaataagtactaagcctgtaaatgtgtaaaatgcatagttatatttttaatttttcagtTAACTcttaacataaaaacacatgagacAGAGCAGGCTACAATACTCAGTTCAATCCTCAAACTGGCGCTTGCAGCAGCTCAGGAAGCCTCATTGTGTGTCAATGAACCAGCTTTAGCATTCTCTGCTAATTCGGCTAACACGCGTGTGCAGACTTTACTCAGCATATACGCACCGATTCGGCGAATAATCAATTAAATCTGAATCAATGACACGCCGCTTACTTAAACTAACTCCTACACTCCGCACAGTTTGCTCTTGTCTTGGACATCATTATATTACACTATCATCATTGTCAAACTagctaagctaatgttagctccAACGTTAACTTACACTCTCGTCGTCCCATCGTACGTTGGACCGCTTCTCATTCGGGGCCAAGTTTCTGTCTCGGCCCATTAACTCATCGAGTAACTGGGCTGCGGAAAGCATCTCGCCTGGAAGAAGGAACCTCGGTTAGAAGCAGGCCAGTTCACAACATCTACTGCGCAAAGTACTACTAATCAAAATGGCAGACGCCGCCGTGACAACAACGCCCGTTCACAGCCCAACAGCTCCGGCGGCCGCTGACCCGGAAGTACAAGTGTGACACATatctaataaaataataataatataatgtttTAATGTACACAATGGAAATAAAGGTATTAAATATGTATGAATAATATAGTTTTGCGTTTCTtcgtaaacaaaaacaaacagaaaagagtGTCTCGTCACTGGCATGACgttcatttttgtgtttgattgccgttgctaggcaatcaaactattgttcttcactcttgctcttcactctctctctttcttcttcttcttttatattcttccgtacgttttttggcgcagcatatcttcatcatacattgaccgatttcagccattcaactatcaaaatgttcatctcacagaggacattccgggtcaacttcaactttttcaaaaaatctaattttttaaatattaagcaattttgttgtcatttttaatactattttaaaactttttaatCTTTGCAAACCCATAAACATAAAAGTAAAAGATACGCAAATGTAAGAATATAAaaataactaaactaaaactagACAAGTAGGATTAAAATATCATTATctttagaaagaaaaacattttgaaaaacaTCAACTGTAAAGTTAGGGATGTGGCAGTAGATGGGCATAGGTTATCAAAATATTGACTTAAACACTTTTGTTGTCTTCCATGCTGTAGTGCTGTAACATTTTATTACGTcgtatttatttttgttcatgtttaaTTGTTGTTTACCTTTTCACAATATTAAATATTGCAAACTTTTAAAATGAGCAGAAAGCTTCCCTCCAGCAACACGTGTTTGGTGATAAAAGTACTTCAACTTGAGTTAATTGGTAATAACTGTGTAAAGttataacatatttatgactgaaGTGCTGAATGGTTGAGCTGCGTGTTGTTACTCGGGGTGGGGGGGAACTAACCTTCCTGGTGACTGTTGTCACATCCAAAGATGCcccctgatgaggcggtggtgTTCCTGGCAGCGCACCGAGCGGAGCTCTGACGCCGCTGATTGCCTGAATGAGCCGCTGACAGTGAGACTAAAACTTGAAGcgagcagcagaaataaatggcGAGGACGGAACTCGCTGTGTGAACCATCAACACCGACTTAGATCCATCCGGGTCGATTTGCTGCCACAAGCTAGCACCAAAGTCTCTGCTAGCACCTCGCTGAGCTAGCCAAGGAAGGAAGGTTAGCCGGGGCAGCTAATGTTAGCCGAGCAGGGTGTATTTACACTGACAATCAGTGGTTAGCGCTGGCAAGTTAATTGTACATTTCCTATGATCTCACGCCGCTAGCTGTCTGCATCAAAATGTCCATGACTTCGTTGGATAAGGAATTACAGGAGCGCCTGAGAGAGGCGTCTGCCATCGGAGATATCGATGAGGTGCGGACGTTAGTGGAGAGTGGAGTAAATGTTAATTCACAGAACGAAATCAATGGATGGTGAGTGTTGACATGGCACGATTATAGTTAAAAGTGTTGTTTTCCATTAACAGCAAAGTGCGAAGCTGCAGGGATTAAGATGTTCAGCCTGATCCTCTTAGCAGAGCAGCTTAATCAGCCACGCCACCAACACAAAGTGTACACAAACTGCTGAGCTGGCTAGTTTTTCTGAGTGATCGTGAATAAAACAGAGATAAACAGTGACTGAGGAGTTGCCCTGCAATTAAACGTATCAATTACCCTCTGACAGTGGAGGAGAAGCAACGTCCTGTAAAGTCAAAGAAGATTTTATGGAAATGTCTTTTAACTGACTCCCAGGATGAGCATGCAGCCTGTTTTAGTGCCAATATCATCTGGTTATTTTTCATAAGTAATtaaactgtctgtctgtttccattAATCCCCGCCAGGACTTGCCTGCACTGGGCATGTAAGAGGAACCATAAGCACATAGTGTCCTATTTACTCAGCTGTGGAGCGGACAAAGAAATCCTGACGGCTAAGGACGAGCTGGCATCGCAGCTCACATCCAAACCGGAGATCAAGCGACTGTTAGGAGGTAAAATATGTGATGAGATGAAGATGTTTCAGAGCTGTTGTTATGGAAATAATCCCTTTCTGTTGTTGCCACAGTTGAGGTGGAGGAAGTGCCTGAAGAGAAGGAGCCTGAGTTGCCAATCATCCCCAACTACCTGTCCAACCCACCCTTCATGTACTCCAAGATGGACAACCAATCGGACATCATCCTCGCCGAGCACCTCACGCAGAACGGGTCTGGAGAGCATGCTGAAGACACACAAAGCGACTCAGCATCGCTCTCGCCAACACATGAGCCTCAGAAATCCTCACAGAGCCTGGTCTCTGACAGCCCGAACCCCGCCCCCAATCACAGTCCAGCCCAGCCCAGCGAGCTGATTCCTGTGACGGAGCAGAACGGCGTGTCGCCCAGCATGGCCTCGTCCCACAATCATGCCGCGGTGAACTGCACGGTGCCCATGGACCTGTCAGTGGAGCCTCACCTGGTCAACCACGCTGACTACCCACATGCAGTGGCGCACAACGGCACCATGTGTTCGCCTCCGTTGGCCTCACCCAGCCCCAGCCTGGCCAGCAACGGGGGGAGTCAGGTCCAAGCCCCGATGGCGAACCCTACGGTGAGCAGACAGCAGTCCATCCCACAGCAGCTGAGCTACGGCCAGGCCAGCGGGCCGATGCCAGCCTTTCAGCCTTTCTTCTTCACCAGCACCTTCCCTGTCAACGTGCAAGGTGAGACCACTGTTAATTATACGTTCAACAGGAAGAAGGAATGTAACTTTACAGTGTGAGGGATAGCTAGCaggtagcagttagcatgtctgtagaggattgttgtgtctttgtgaggaaaatGTCAGCATTATATACACTTTTACTTAAAGTTATTTATGAACCAACAGACCTCTCTTCATCGCCACTTAGAACAgccagcacttcctcacagGGGGTTCCAGTAAACACTGAGAGGAGTCACTTCCTGGAGTTGTTTCATCACCTTGAGGTTGCCAGGCATCTACCACCGACCCCTTTAAAGATAGTGCAGCTGGCTGAACTCCTGTGAGGCTCAACAGGGGCAAGAAAAGCACAcacttttaaaatatgttatgtgtAAACAGTGTTCAGATCTTCAGTCAAAATTTTGTCTTGTGACCATTTGGAGAACAGGCGTTGTCTGTGTGAAGGCATCCAACCAGTCAAACCAGACAGGGTTCTCAGTGGAGGCCGAGGCTCGCTGCTCAGCATCCTCATTATTAACAGAGATTAACAAAACATCCGCCCTGTCGACAGAAGAAATGATAGAATCAGTTCCTAACAAATTTACCTGTAGCATCTCTGACTGTTGCAGCCGTGTCATACTgcccagaaagtgtgtctgatTAAAATGTTTGAATCAAATGCTAGTCGTGCATGCGTGCTCCCTTTACAGAGTTGGTACTGAAGGTGCGAATCCAAAACCCCAACGCACGAGAGAATGACTTCATTGAGGTGGAGCTGGACCGCCAGGAGCTAACCTACCGCTCTCTGCTGAGGGTCTGCTGCCGCGAGTTGGACATCAGTGCCGAGCATGTGGAGAAGATCCGCAAGCTGCCGAACACCATGTTAAGAAAGGTTAGCTTAACTTTTTTATGTGCTCATTAATGCTAGTATTGGCAGCTGTACATATAAATACTTATATAATTTAGGTTTTGCATGTCTCCTGATTATAATCAATGATCAGGGTTGTTATTGATCTCTCCTGCACAGGACAAAGATGTGGCCCGGCTGCAGGACTTCCAGGAGCTGGAGGTGGTGCTGGAAAAGGCAGAAGGCCTGTCCCTCTTCTCCGGGGCTGGAGGCCTAACGGACAGACCCTGCTACAACATGAAGGCCTCCCGCCTCACCTACTAGAGCTGCCACAGAAGCCCCCTGCTGTCCGGCGGGCTCCTGTAGCTACCCTCAAGCGACCACACCTATAGCTGCCTGCCCAGGTTCCTCGTTCCAGCTTTGTTCGGCTTTGGTGTTTCCCTAACTGGGATTTGTTTTTTCAACTGTAGctgttgtcctcctcctcctccccttcctcctcttccagccTTCCTGCCGCTTCAGTGTACCCAACCAGTTGTAAGCGATTACTGATGCATGGTGTCCTCGATTATGTGCGAAAGTATTCGGGCCCCTCTCgcctctctttatctctctctctctctcctcccactgCACTTTGTGCCAAGGCTCCAGTGGGACAACAAcagaggtgggggtgggtggggggggggggggggcactggcTTGTCTTCCTTATGGGCTAGACTTGAACGGGATTCTGCAATAGCCTTATATGGACACATTTGTATACTGGCTGTGGACTGCGGTCACCGAGGACGACGGGAGAGATTTACATAACTCTGGCTGGTGTGACGGTCACAGAGCGGGACACACGGTGGACTTTTAGACTGACCCGTGGAGCGCCATCACACTTTACATGCTGTAACCTGCAGAGGGCCGCCCCTTTGGGCCTTTACTTTGAGGTGTGGGTGACATTTAGGACAGATAGTTCTTTTATTGGCTGACCACATACAGTATGCTTTAATCTCTATGGACACCGTAGGAGCACTCGCCTCCCTACACATCGAAATCATCCAGTGATGCACTGTGGTAACGGAACATTTACTTCTAACAaggctgtctttttttttttcatggaaaACATTTAGAGGTAAAAAAATGCAGCGATATTTTTGTGTCATCgcttctgtttctgttcagCCCCTTTCAGACATGAGATGCTAACCTGACGAGTCAGAGGTTACCAAGGAAACCATCTGGGAAGCCCTTAAACAGATACTTGGTAACTGATTGGAGAAAGTAGCAGTTAGCTTGTCAGAggagaaaacatgaacaaaaagcACTGTATGGACAACATCAATCTTACAACACGCTGCAGCACAGGGGAGACGTTTTCAGGGGCCTTAATAGGTGACGGACACAGTAAAAatgagcaaaaacacacatcgTTTGCATTGTTTATACAACTGACACCAGACACTAAGCAGGTCCGCCACCCTTTAATGTCCCCCAGAAACATAACCTGTCACACTAATAGTAAAACCAAAAAAGAATGGAAGCACCAGTCCCTTCGTGCCAATAACTCCCGTAACTACCACTACACCACTTCCTCACCGGTCGCTGATTGGTCCGAACCGCCTGTGGTTCAGCACACTCACTCAGCTTGAAGCCTGGTGAAGGGACCTGAGTTCGTCATAGCTGGTTCCTGCTTCTCTGTGTCCTGGTGCCTGTTTTTGTTCTATCAGCCGTTCTGTTGTTATTTGTTCAAACTTGTGATGCGTACATGCTACCAGGCCAGATCTGATAACATCGCTGTTGTGATTAAACGGACTGTCTGAAAGGGGCTCTGCTCAGACTGTGCAGCCATTTACCGCTTTTTCGCTTCAGTCCTGTAATGTTTAACGTCCTGTGAACATTTTTAAGTTGATTAGAATCAAAACCAAAAACTAGCCAGCAAAGATGCTAACAGCAGGAGAGTCGCTGCATCCTcggtaaactttttttttctttttctgacaaatacaaaggaaggaaaaggacCTAATATTCTTGTTTAAGTGCTTCCTTGTTCCTCCATTGTGACtatatattttaatgataaCACAGAGTAATGGCTTCAGTTTGGTTAGAGAGGCCAGTCTAGTGCTAATATAATTTTAGTTTTAAAAGTGTTTCTTATTGTTTTTTACTTAATCAGAGATATTAACTCAGACCGTACCGACAACACTACAGTCCAAAtaaatgctgcttttattaACACCTTTAATTCTGGATGCTGAGGCTCATTTCAGTGCAGAAGGCggaccatacacacacacacgtcccaCGATGGAGTGTTTCTGAAGTAGTGCTAACTGTTTACTGTTCAGACCTGAAGCTCttactgtgtttgtatgttttatgatctgtttttattcatttgtacatatatatacTTTGAACCAGCTGGGCCTGTTGTGTTGGTGTCAAAAAAGTCTGCACGTGTGCAGCAGCGCGACGCGGTCCAAGTTACGTGCAATGTGAGGCAGACGAGGAAGAAGGTCTGAAGAACGTTTGCTACCAAGAGTGCTTATTTGATGTTCCCAATGCTTTATAAAGTGACGCTGTGTGTGAGACGggctgggagggagggaggggaggcggGCGGCGTGTTCGAGACAACTGACGTTTTGTTTGTTGAGTTGCTTATTGTTTTAGAAAAACACAGTTTGACTTAACCTATGCATTCAGAGACTGATATTTTTATAAACAGTTCGTCTGGTGTAGAATTAATCCTCAGCACTGTTaaaatggtgtttttttgttctgtatCTGTTCTTTGATAAAGCATGGTGAACTCAAACTGGACTCTTGTCTCATAAAAGCAAACATACATTTAACAAAGTACAATATTTTCCATCAGTTATGTTATTTCCTAAAACAGCTTTatagtgtttttctttcataaatgtgactacttttttttcctggttttgaTCTTCGGATGTGTTTGAATGATTTTCTATTTTGAAGATGTGCTGAGTCTGTGCGGCCTGCAGGTTATTTTACTTTCTCctgtggccactagagggagcaCAGGAGCAAATATTGACGTCGCTGCAGTACAGAGGCAGTGTGGTCATATCAGGGGATACTAAGAAGTTATACTACTTATGTATGAGACTACTACATGCCTCAGCAAAAGGACAGCAGTGCTAATCAACTAAACAGTTCAGAGTCAGTGGGGAACATAAATCATTCGCGACAGAGACATCTTACCATGAAGTGATCTGTAAAAGTCAGGTGTGGACTTCTGAGCCGTCCAGCTGCCATCCCTTCACTTTTGACCTGAATGTTGTACATGGTGTTAACTAACAAGACATTTTGTTATGTTCCCATTCTGATTTAAAGAACATAAACAACACCTAAGTTATGGTCATACTGTCGCTCCGCGGTGAAACGAATACAGCGGTGTTCATGTGGCGACCAGATGTTCGGACCGTCTGGACGGCTCGCACATTGCATAATctaagcagagtgtgtgttgagtgtgtatgtgtgaaaataAATGGGAAACTATGGCTCTCCATACAATGATGACCACGTACGACTGCGTGTCTGTGCATCGGCATGTTGTGTGTCTAGACTGGAGCTGAGGAATCAGCTTAGGGCCCTGCTGTGGCTGGACGTGTCTCCCTCCTTTGTTCTGGAATGAGACACTCATAATAAGCTTAGAATGAACAGTCATAACACCTTCATTGTTGTGGACCGGCTTCCCAGGCCTCGATGCCGGCGAGGGAAGCCACGGATCTGTGCGGTCGGGAGCCCCTAAGAGCATTTTAGAAGCAAAAGGCGACGTTACTCCTGGGTACAGGCCGCGGCCTCAGCCGGTATGATGGAACTGTGGAGCTCGGTGCACATTTGTGCCCTTCTCTGACAGGCGCGATAAACACAGCTAATATACAGAGCTTCTTATTTATTCACACCAACGCGTGCACAACACTGTAAAGCCTCAGAGTTCAGCTGTAAGGATAGCAGACCATGTGACCTATGAGGAATTTCCAATATGCTAGTGTCACCTGAGGCCGTGAGACATTTGTAACCTAATGTTAAGGACGCCGTCCTGACGAATTGTTAATAAAAGACAAGCTGATCTGTCCATCACAGCCTCTAGCCGACAATCAGATCAACAAACTGGAGAAAAGCCTA of the Parambassis ranga chromosome 8, fParRan2.1, whole genome shotgun sequence genome contains:
- the ankrd40 gene encoding ankyrin repeat domain-containing protein 40 isoform X1: MSMTSLDKELQERLREASAIGDIDEVRTLVESGVNVNSQNEINGWTCLHWACKRNHKHIVSYLLSCGADKEILTAKDELASQLTSKPEIKRLLGVEVEEVPEEKEPELPIIPNYLSNPPFMYSKMDNQSDIILAEHLTQNGSGEHAEDTQSDSASLSPTHEPQKSSQSLVSDSPNPAPNHSPAQPSELIPVTEQNGVSPSMASSHNHAAVNCTVPMDLSVEPHLVNHADYPHAVAHNGTMCSPPLASPSPSLASNGGSQVQAPMANPTVSRQQSIPQQLSYGQASGPMPAFQPFFFTSTFPVNVQELVLKVRIQNPNARENDFIEVELDRQELTYRSLLRVCCRELDISAEHVEKIRKLPNTMLRKDKDVARLQDFQELEVVLEKAEGLSLFSGAGGLTDRPCYNMKASRLTY
- the ankrd40 gene encoding ankyrin repeat domain-containing protein 40 isoform X2; protein product: MSMTSLDKELQERLREASAIGDIDEVRTLVESGVNVNSQNEINGWTCLHWACKRNHKHIVSYLLSCGADKEILTAKDELASQLTSKPEIKRLLGVEVEEVPEEKEPELPIIPNYLSNPPFMYSKMDNQSDIILAEHLTQNGSGEHAEDTQSDSASLSPTHEPQKSSQSLVSDSPNPAPNHSPAQPSELIPVTEQNGVSPSMASSHNHAAVNCTVPMDLSVEPHLVNHADYPHAVAHNGTMCSPPLASPSPSLASNGGSQVQAPMANPTVSRQQSIPQQLSYGQASGPMPAFQPFFFTSTFPVNVQDLSSSPLRTASTSSQGVPVNTERSHFLELFHHLEVARHLPPTPLKIVQLAELL